In Argiope bruennichi chromosome X1, qqArgBrue1.1, whole genome shotgun sequence, a single window of DNA contains:
- the LOC129959384 gene encoding uncharacterized protein LOC129959384 has protein sequence MEGEIELCEDYKDKAIELTSKLERQIENLRDIPQNHIRKFCNSNYQCKLCGSFSHNSLICEGQQPDTVTKNISPPVEEGTSIPKENNTASTMVSFSTEQNKRKNRVPRSVLLQTFSAVVTGRRGSRTHLRCMLDCGANKSFILRGVVEELGLKTVGREVLIAIHTFGSKTAERRAYDIVEITLRNVQHPTRCVKIQAVVNDSITSAKIHTPSQFVRNIAFKKGIELADVSTSERIDVLIGSDYISEILGERNIRISKRLIAADSIFGYLLLGKEMGIDCKEISANHLIVEGEESSFDRVKDLWLLETIRINMDKETFKSFQQNTTYKDKRYETRLLWKEDNKALRSNYGIAKRRLFGLSKTLSKNKELFVKYDGIIKEHLREGYTKLHLVQIFSAFLEVGIAEEDRQFLKFLWIKEDCPNPGFSPHNIEIFQYKRVTFGVKCSPFLLAAVIKLHLEKFESEYEEACKMLSYLYVDDLAAGTSSVSEAIKLSKEMIYILSQASMNLRRWATNSPILNEAWKQANVDRRETSEELGVPLKILGLIWDNINDKFTIDIHQISKMKDSNLSKRLILSICGMLFDPLGMITPFTVRMKLLLQNTWERELKWDEPLPPDIQETFLSWLDEIKTIPQISLPRPYFLDAETPMAEIRIFSDASPKAYGCVAYFRKVTNLKVSSSFIVAKCRLSPLKKLNLPRLELMGALVSARLAEYLKRAFPWITSDHIFFWSDSQISLHWIKGDPLRWKEFVRNRVREIQEKTNRDQWNYCRGKTNPADKLTRGLSIRVLAQDDVWWYGPDWLFNPDLCLDNTVSSEFNEIEVANELKKDYVPASNLVMTVTGTNCDDFLDKLLKITNDNVKLICIISYIFRFSANCRHPQSRTAGPITTDERIHAENQSIRMVQRGKFKEEIRDLKGVFNKKIGHFRNFTSSVHYRIFTKLAAAGNGSKLLVYFDRRIE, from the exons ATGGAAGGAGAAATTGAGTTATGCGAAGATTACAAAGACAAAGCAATCGAACTAACATCTAAACTAgaaagacaaattgaaaatttgaggGATATTCCACAA AATCACATAAGAAAATTCTGCAATAGTAACTATCAATGTAAGCTCTGTGGTTCTTTTTCGCATAATTCCTTAATTTGCGAAGGACAGCAACCCGATACCGTAACTAAGAATATTTCTCCTCCAGTCGAAGAAGGGACTTCTATCCCCAAAGAAAATAATACCGCTTCTACCATGGTATCTTTCAGCAccgaacaaaataaaagaaaaaatagggtCCCTAGATCggttttattacaaacattttcagCTGTGGTGACCGGACGAAGGGGGAGTAGGACGCACCTGCGTTGCATGTTGGATTGCGGGGCCAATAAATCCTTCATCTTGAGAGGGGTGGTAGAGGAATTGGGATTGAAAACAGTGGGCAGGGAAGTTCTAATAGCTATTCACACTTTCGGAAGTAAAACCGCTGAGCGTCGTGCTTACGATATAGTGGAGATTACGTTAAGGAATGTACAACACCCGACTCGGTGTGTTAAAATACAAGCGGTTGTTAATGACTCGATTACGTCGGCGAAAATTCATACTCCATCGCAGTTTGTTAGAAACATAGCGTTCAAAAAGGGAATTGAGTTAGCAGATGTTAGTACTTCTGAGAGGATTGATGTTTTGATTGGTTCGGATTATATTTCAGAGATTTTAGGCGAAAGGAATATAAGGATTAGTAAAAGATTGATTGCAGCTGATAGTATTTTCGGATATTTGCTACTGGGAAAGGAGATGGGAATTGATTGTAAGGAGATATCTGCTAACCATTTGATCGTCGAGGGTGAGGAATCGAGCTTTGATAGGGTAAAAGATTTGTGGTTATTAGAAACGATTCGGATAAATATggataaagaaacatttaaatcttttcaacaaAATACGACGTATAAAGACAAAAGATACGAAACTCGTTTGTTATGGAAGGAGGATAATAAGGCATTGCGCAGTAATTATGGAATTGCGAAACGTCGTTTATTCGGTTTAAGCAAAACattaagtaaaaacaaagaattatttgttaaatacgaTGGCATCATTAAGGAACACTTAAGAGAAG GTTacacaaaattgcatttagtgcagatattcaGCGCGTTTTTAGAAGTAGGGATCGCCGAGGAAGATaggcagtttttaaaattcttatggatAAAAGAGGATTGTCCTAATCCCGGTTTCAGCCCTCACAATATTGAAATATTCCAATATAAAAGAGTCACCTTTGGAGTGAAATGCAGCCCATTCTTACTTGCCGCAGTTATTAAACTGCATTTAGAAAAATTCGAAAGTGAATATGAAGAAGCATGTAAAATGTTGAGCTATTTGTACGTAGATGACCTAGCAGCTGGCACGTCAAGCGTTTCCGAAGCTATAAAATTGAGCAAAGAAATGATTTACATTCTAAGTCAGGCCAGCATGAATCTTCGAAGATGGGCTACGAACTCCCCAATTCTAAATGAAGCTTGGAAACAAGCTAATGTTGACCGTCGTGAAACATCCGAAGAATTAGGTGTGCCATTAAAAATTCTTGGACTCATTTGGGACAATATCAACGATAAATTTACTATAGACATTCATCAAATTTCTAAGATGAAGGACAGTAATCTTTCGAAGCGTTTGATTCTGAGCATCTGTGGGATGCTGTTTGATCCATTGGGGATGATAACCCCTTTTACTGTCAGAATGAAGTTGTTACTTCAGAACACCTGGGAACGGGAGCTGAAATGGGATGAACCACTACCACCGGACATTCAAGAGACATTTCTGTCATGGCTGGATGAGATAAAAACTATCCCCCAGATTTCTTTGCCTCGTCCTTACTTCCTTGATGCAGAGACTCCAATGGCTGAAATTCGCATTTTCTCCGATGCAAGCCCAAAGGCTTATGGTTGTGTGGCCTACTTCAGGAAAGTGACCAACTTGAAGGTGAGCTCCAGTTTCATAGTGGCGAAATGCCGCCTATCtccattgaaaaaattgaatcTGCCCAGACTTGAACTCATGGGAGCCCTTGTTTCTGCCAGATTAGCAGAATACTTAAAACGAGCATTTCCCTGGATTACATCTGACCACATCTTCTTCTGGTCGGATTCGCAAATCAGCCTTCATTGGATAAAAGGAGACCCTCTACGATGGAAGGAGTTTGTGAGAAATCGCGTACGGGAGATCCAGGAGAAAACCAATCGAGACCAGTGGAATTACTGCAGAGGAAAGACGAACCCCGCAGACAAGTTAACCCGAGGACTGTCTATCCGAGTGTTAGCGCAAGATGATGTTTGGTGGTATGGTCCAGACTGGTTGTTTAACCCAGATCTATGCCTTGACAACACAGTGAGCAGCGAATTCAACGAAATTGAAGTAGCAAACGAACTAAAGAAGGACTATGTTCCAGCGAGCAACCTAGTAATGACTGTAACCGGAACTAATTGTGATGATTTTCTCGACAAACTTCTCAAAATCACAAATGACAATGTAAAACtgatttgtattatttcatatatttttagattttcagctAATTGCAGGCACCCTCAGTCAAGGACTGCAGGGCCCATTACGACTGATGAAAGAATTCACGCAGAAAACCAATCAATCCGAATGGTTCAACGTGGTAAGTTTAAGGAGGAAATTAGAGATTTGAAAGGAG TGTTCAACAAGAAAATTGGGCACTTTCGTAACTTCACATCTTCCGTTcattatcgcatcttcacaaaacTGGCTGCAGCTGGAAATGGCTCAAAGTTACTGGTTTATTTCGATAGGCGGATTGAATAA